In the genome of Dyadobacter fermentans DSM 18053, the window GTACTCAAAGGCGGTAAGGAAGCGCAAAACTCCAATAATTACCTGGTAAGCCTTATTCAAGAATCATTGGGCGAGTTCGGTGTACCTGCGGCGGCTGTGACTTTGCTGCCGACCGGTCGTGAGTTTGTCGGCGAGCTGTTGACGGCCACCCAATATGTGGATATCATCATTCCACGCGGCTCGGAAGGGTTGATCAAATTTGTTCGTCAGAATTCATTGGTGCCTACCATTGAGACTGGCGCGGGCGTTTGCCATACTTACATTGAAAAAACAGGCGACCTTGATAAAGGCGCTGAGATCGTAGTGAATGCGAAGGTGTCGAAACCTTCGGCTTGCAATGCGCTGGACACTGTTTTGGTGGATCGTGCGGTGGCAGGCGAGTTTTTGCCCAGATTGAAGGAAGGTTTTGTGAAATGGAATGTGGAGGTTTTCGCCGATGAGGAATCTTATGATATTCTTCAAAAAGCGGCATATCCGTATTTACAGCATGCCAGCGATGATGATTTTGGCAAAGAATTTCTGGATTTTAAATGCTCGGTTAAGGTCGTGGATGACTTGTCGGATGCATTGAAACAAATTGAAAACTACTCTTCCAGGCATTCAGAAGCCATTATTTCCACCAATGAGGATGCGATTGAAACCTTCTTGAAAGAGGTAGATGCAGCTTCGGTATATGCCAATGCTTCTACCCGCTTTACCGACGGCGGCGTATTTGCATTGGGGGCAGAAATTGGTATTTCAACGCAGAAACTGCACGCCAGAGGCCCATTTGCATTGGAAAAACTGGTGACTGAGAAATGGATTGTGAAAGGAGACGGACAGGTAAGATGGTAAATAGCACTTCGGAAAACATACAAACGCTGTCCGCAGAGGCCATCGCATTGTTGAAAAGCCTGATCGAGACACCTTCATTCAGCAAAGAGGAGGAAAATACGGCAAAAATCCTGGCTGATTTTTTTACCGGCAAGAACATCCCTTTTCATACCAAAAAGAATAATCTCTGGGCTTTCAACAAGCATTACGATGCGAGCAAGCCCACGATGCTGCTCAACTCGCACCATGACACGGTGAAGCCCAATAAGTCGTGGACGCTGGACCCGTTCAGGGCCATTGAGCAGGATGGAAAACTGTATGGCTTGGGAAGTAATGACGCTGGCGGTTGCCTCGTATCATTGATCGCAACATTCGTTCATTTCTACGAAAGAGAAG includes:
- a CDS encoding glutamate-5-semialdehyde dehydrogenase, which gives rise to MESIVPQLKEAREASVAVRRLSDRQRADLLINLSARVLANAENIIAENRKDLVLMDDADPKKDRLLLNEKRINELAQSLVEVAGLPDPTGEVFVEKTIQQGLSLKKIAVPLGVVGVIYESRPNVTIDVASLCLRSANACVLKGGKEAQNSNNYLVSLIQESLGEFGVPAAAVTLLPTGREFVGELLTATQYVDIIIPRGSEGLIKFVRQNSLVPTIETGAGVCHTYIEKTGDLDKGAEIVVNAKVSKPSACNALDTVLVDRAVAGEFLPRLKEGFVKWNVEVFADEESYDILQKAAYPYLQHASDDDFGKEFLDFKCSVKVVDDLSDALKQIENYSSRHSEAIISTNEDAIETFLKEVDAASVYANASTRFTDGGVFALGAEIGISTQKLHARGPFALEKLVTEKWIVKGDGQVRW